TGGTTCAGCGAAAAATCGCTCTATACTTCCGGCGAGGTTGAAAAAAGCCTTCAGTTCATGAAGGACAAAGGGTTCATCTACGAGAGCGAAGGCGCACTCTGGTTCCGCTCAACAGATTTCGGCGATGACAAGGACAGGGTCGTTAAGAGAAGCAACGGCGAATATACCTATTTCACATCGGATATCGCTTACCACAAGAATAAATATGACAGAGGTTTCATGAGCGTTATCGACGTCTGGGGTGCGGACCACCACGGATATGTCAAGCGTCTCAGCTCCGCCATCGAGGCCATGGGATATGAGGACAGGGATTTTAACGTCAGCCTCATCCAGATGGTAAGCCTTCTCTCAGGCGGCGAAAGGGTGTCAATGTCCACCCGTGCGGGTACCTTCATCACTCTTGACTGGCTGGTGGAAGAGGTCGGCGCAGACGCGGCCAGATTCTTTTACGCTATGAGAGACTACGAGGCGCAGTTCGATTTCGACATCGACCTTGCGAAAAAGAAAAGCTCCGACAACCCCGTCTACTACGTTCAGTATGCCCATGCAAGAGTGCAGAGTCTGCTGAACAAAGCGAAGGAGGAAGGGGTCAAATTTGAGCTTTGCACACACCTCGACAAAATTTCTTCTAAAGAAGAGCTTGAGTTAATCAGGAAGATTTACGATTATAACAGTGTGCTCGAACAGGCGGCCAGAGGAAGACAGCCCCACAGAATGGCTTACTACCTTCAGGAGCTTGCGGCACTGTTCCATGCATACTACTTTAACAATACCATAATTAATTCAGAAGACAGTGAGCTGACATCGGTCAGGCTTTCTCTCTGTGTGGCGGTTGGCAAAGCTATCCGCAGCGGATTGGAGCTTTTGGGTGTCAGTGCTCCTGACAGGATGTGACAGTGAGCGAGAAAGAAAAACCCACAGAACAGACTCCCGAAAAGGGCAAAAAGAGCTTCGGTAACACTATTGTCCTGTTCATCGTATTTTTCATCATCTTCACAGCGCTGGTTACAGGCGTTGCGTTCTTTGCCGACAAGCTTAAACGCTCCGGCAAGGATGCCAAGACCACGGAAGAGGTCAAGCCCGAGGATATGACCAACCCCGACAGTGCGGAGACCCGCTCGTTTACAGTGGACGGAAAGGATAACGTTGTTAAACAGGAAGGCGAAAAACCCGCCGAAACAGCCATGCCCGCAGAGCCTGCGGCGAAACCTGAACCTGTTCTGACATCGCCTCCCGTTGTCGCCGCCAAACCCGAAGAACATAAACCCGCAGAACCTGCGGCAAAACCTGAGCCTGTAAAGCCTGCGGCTCCCGCTCCTGCCGCTGTGGCACCTAAAGCGGAAGCTCCCAAGGCAGAAGCTCCTAAAGCGGCAGAACCCGCAAAGCCCGCCCCCAAGGCAGAGCCTGCGAAACCAGTCGCTCCCAAAGCTGCGGCTCCCGCTCCCACACCCAAGGCCGAACCTGCTAAGCCCGTTGTTAAGGCTGAGCCTGTGAAACCTGCCGTTAAGGCGGAAGCACCCAAAGCCGAGGCAAAACCCGTTGCCAAGCCTGTGGCTCCCAAGGCAACAGCAGTGGTAAACAAACCCGGTGAGTTCTACGTTCAGCTGGCATCCTTCAAAAGCCTTGATCTGGCAAAAGAAGAGTTCCACAGAATGAGCCCGAAGGTTAACGATCTTCAGCTTGTTCAGGTGGATCTGGGCGATAAGGGCACATGGTACCGCTTAAGATGCGGCACACCCCTTCCTTATGACAAAGCCCTCGCCAGAGCGGACGAAATAGCCGCTAAGACAGGATACAAGCCTGACATAATGAAGAAGTAATGGTTTTAAGATTTCTGATGATAACAGCCCTGCTTTTTTCGGCAGGGCTTTCTTTTTCCTCCGAAGCATACCCCCGTCTGAACGGGGTTCAGGTGTTCGTTCTGGACAAAGCCTACGACAAAGACCTCGATACTTTTTTTGCCGGACTGAAAGCCGGAGGATACGACACGGTCTTTCTGAGAGTTTTCCACAACGGTTCTGACAGATACCACTACGGTGAAGCTAACCCCGAATGCAGAAGCGGCGTATATTTTCAGACGGATGAAGCGTGTGTGGTCAGGGATGTTTTAGGCGAGGCGGTCAGTTCTGCGAGAAAGCATAACCTGAGGATATATGCGTGGATGGCCACCCGTTCGCTCACCTTTCTGAAAACCCCCGAACTGATGGAAAGATCATTCACAAAAGAGGGCACTGTAAGCGGCTACGGCGCATCCATATTCAAGAAAGAGGTTCGTGACAGGCTGATAGGTCTTTTCTGGGATCTGGCGAAATATGACATAGACGGAATCCTGTTTCAGGATGATTTTATCCTGAAAAATGCTGAGGGCGCATCGCCGGAGGCTGTTCGGCAGTATCTGGCTGAGACGGGGGAGACGGCGTCATATGAAGCGCTTCTGTCCTGTTCCGGAAATTTTGCCCTGACAAAGGTCACAGGGGCATGTCCCGAAGCCTTTCTGCCCTGGGTGAGCTGGAAGAACAAAAAGCTGATGGGCATGTTCTCCGACCTGCGTGCCGCCGCAGAGGCTGTCAAACCGGATATAAAGTTCGCAGGAAACGTCTATTATGAAACCCCTCTGGACAGGGTCAAAGGGCTTTCATGGTATGCCCAGAGCATCCGCTCCATGCTGGACGGCGGGTTTGACTATCTGGCTGTAATGGGATACCACGACCAGATAGGCGAAGAGATGCTGAAATCCCACGACGAGTCTGTGGACGTGCTCTATGAGATGGCGGAAAACCTTGTGGCAGTCACCAGCGATGAGAGCCGTGTGGTGCTTAAACTTCAGCTTTCATCATTCAGCAAGAACAGAACTGTTGACGACGTTCAGCTCGGTTCGTTGTGCAGAATGACCGCAGACTATCCCTTCATCAGCCGTGTGCTTGTCCCTGTAAATTCACTGTCGGATATAAATAATATCTGTTTCACCAAGTGAACTTTTCAACTTGATAAAACTCTGTTATAGTATCATATTACATCTATACACCATAGGAGGACACCATGCCCAGAATAGGTATTGTACTGAGCGGATGCGGAGTTTATGACGGTGCGGAGATTCATGAGGCCGTACTCTCAATGTATTATCTGAAAAAATACGGAAACGAACTCCTCGTTATGGCTCCGAATGTGGATCAGGCTCATGTTGTAAACCATCTCACGGGAGAGGTTGAGCAGGGTCAGAAACGAAATGTTCTGGTGGAATCCGCAAGGATCGCCAGAGGAGATATAAAAGATATCGCAAACGTTACAGCGGATGATTTTGATGCGCTGGTTTTCCCCGGAGGCTTCGGGGCGGCAAAAAACCTTGTTACGTTCGCATTTGATGGTGCCGACTGCAAGATCCTGCCGGATGTTAAACGCCTCATAAAGGAGACCGTCGAGGCTAAAAAACCTCTGGCGGCGGTTTGCATCGCCCCTGTTGTTGTGGCCAAGGCTCTTGAGGATTCGGGACTGAAAGCCAAGCTGACAATAGGAAACGACAACGGAACTGCTGTGGGCATCAACATCATGGGTGCGGAGCACATAGAAACGCCCGTTAAAGAGGTTCTGGTGGACAGCCACCTGAGCATAATAACAAACCCTGCCTATATGCTTGCGGCGGATATCGCCGAGGTTGGCGAGGCGATAAAGAAGACAATGCAGACTCTGACGGGGATGCTGAACAATATTTCCGCAGGCTGCTGAATCAGGTAATTATCTATAATAAAAAAGCCCGGTTTTCACCGGGCTTTTTTTGTTTATTAAACGTTTTTAGTTACTATCCGCCTCTGACACATCTGGTATAAAAGCTAAAGGTTTTAGTTGTATAGCCTACGTAACCATCATGGAAGTGGACATAGTATGCACTGGTGTTGGAATAATTATTGCTTGTTGATGACCAGTAAGCAATTCCAGGCCTTATGGTAAATACCGGATTTATAGCAGGAACACTCAGGCTTTTGTCGGATATTGAGAAAATCTCTCTTATGTTCGGAAGCCTCCAGTCGGTGTATCCGCCAAGTTCAATTGTTTCGCAATAATCTAACGCTTGTGCCCATGTTTTCATCGGTGATGTATCATCCTGCCAAGTGAGCCCCGTACGTTTGTCTACAACAACCTGTTTTGAAGCGTCTCTTACAAAGTTTGCGGGGGAGGATGTACCACCGCGGACGCATCTGATGAAACCAATGTTGTTTTTGTTGGTTAAACCTGCCATTCCGTAATAGAAATCGACAGATCCGGCAAAATCGGCATCGCCGACATATGTCGTTGATGTCCAGTAAATTTGCGAAGCAGTATTCTGAAACACTGAATGTATTGACGGGGCTAAAGATCCGTAGTTAATGAGCAGCTCAAGCTCATCAATGGTCGGCAGTCTCCAGTCTGTGTAGCCGGAGAAGGAAAGGTTGTCGCAATAAAGTGCGGCACCGTCCTGCGTCGACTGTGAAATAGCAGCATCTACGTTATCCTGCCACATCAAACCATGCAGATTATCTATAACCAAGTCTGTTGTGGGATTTCTCATGAAGTCGGAGGATGTTCCCTTTTTGTATTCTCCATCATCGTAGGATGTGTATGACGCTGCTTGCCCTGTTTTTG
This genomic stretch from Seleniivibrio woodruffii harbors:
- the elbB gene encoding isoprenoid biosynthesis glyoxalase ElbB, whose amino-acid sequence is MPRIGIVLSGCGVYDGAEIHEAVLSMYYLKKYGNELLVMAPNVDQAHVVNHLTGEVEQGQKRNVLVESARIARGDIKDIANVTADDFDALVFPGGFGAAKNLVTFAFDGADCKILPDVKRLIKETVEAKKPLAAVCIAPVVVAKALEDSGLKAKLTIGNDNGTAVGINIMGAEHIETPVKEVLVDSHLSIITNPAYMLAADIAEVGEAIKKTMQTLTGMLNNISAGC
- a CDS encoding poly-beta-1,6-N-acetyl-D-glucosamine N-deacetylase PgaB, encoding MVLRFLMITALLFSAGLSFSSEAYPRLNGVQVFVLDKAYDKDLDTFFAGLKAGGYDTVFLRVFHNGSDRYHYGEANPECRSGVYFQTDEACVVRDVLGEAVSSARKHNLRIYAWMATRSLTFLKTPELMERSFTKEGTVSGYGASIFKKEVRDRLIGLFWDLAKYDIDGILFQDDFILKNAEGASPEAVRQYLAETGETASYEALLSCSGNFALTKVTGACPEAFLPWVSWKNKKLMGMFSDLRAAAEAVKPDIKFAGNVYYETPLDRVKGLSWYAQSIRSMLDGGFDYLAVMGYHDQIGEEMLKSHDESVDVLYEMAENLVAVTSDESRVVLKLQLSSFSKNRTVDDVQLGSLCRMTADYPFISRVLVPVNSLSDINNICFTK
- the argS gene encoding arginine--tRNA ligase gives rise to the protein MKQILRSILDEALLNLMKEDSIEADLPDYTVETPNNPDHGDFASNIAMKSAKVFRVKPMDIAERLTKAVNHPLVSSAEAVMPGFINFRISPEFFQDVVKRAASDDTFFTSNYGKGRKTMVEFVSANPTGPLHVGHGRNAAYGDSLARILKAAGFDVKTEYYINDAGNQMNNLGKSIYARYMELQGKEFPFPEDGYKGDYIIDIAKDLEKEHGKAIAEMPEEEGVGVCFKKGLQAITDEIALTLKNFNVSMEIWFSEKSLYTSGEVEKSLQFMKDKGFIYESEGALWFRSTDFGDDKDRVVKRSNGEYTYFTSDIAYHKNKYDRGFMSVIDVWGADHHGYVKRLSSAIEAMGYEDRDFNVSLIQMVSLLSGGERVSMSTRAGTFITLDWLVEEVGADAARFFYAMRDYEAQFDFDIDLAKKKSSDNPVYYVQYAHARVQSLLNKAKEEGVKFELCTHLDKISSKEELELIRKIYDYNSVLEQAARGRQPHRMAYYLQELAALFHAYYFNNTIINSEDSELTSVRLSLCVAVGKAIRSGLELLGVSAPDRM
- a CDS encoding SPOR domain-containing protein, with amino-acid sequence MSEKEKPTEQTPEKGKKSFGNTIVLFIVFFIIFTALVTGVAFFADKLKRSGKDAKTTEEVKPEDMTNPDSAETRSFTVDGKDNVVKQEGEKPAETAMPAEPAAKPEPVLTSPPVVAAKPEEHKPAEPAAKPEPVKPAAPAPAAVAPKAEAPKAEAPKAAEPAKPAPKAEPAKPVAPKAAAPAPTPKAEPAKPVVKAEPVKPAVKAEAPKAEAKPVAKPVAPKATAVVNKPGEFYVQLASFKSLDLAKEEFHRMSPKVNDLQLVQVDLGDKGTWYRLRCGTPLPYDKALARADEIAAKTGYKPDIMKK